A genomic window from Flavobacterium phycosphaerae includes:
- the carA gene encoding glutamine-hydrolyzing carbamoyl-phosphate synthase small subunit yields MKYTTRPQAILLLADGTIFYGKSIGISGKTFGEVCFNTGMTGYQEIFTDPSYFGQIMVATNPHIGNYGVNANEVESDKIMISGLVCKNFSFNHSRPDSESNLYDYFEKQNLICISDVDTRALVSYIRDNGAQNAVICTDETPIEELKQQLANVPDMKGLELASTVSATEPYFFGEEKATYKIAALDLGIKRNILRNLDKRDCYIKVFPYNTSFEELKAFNPDGYFLSNGPGDPEPLEGVIAVAQQMIASDKPVFGICLGHQIIGLANGVSTYKMFNGHRGINHPVMNILTGKGEITSQNHGFAVNREELEKHPDLEITHYHINDNTVAGMRMKSKSCFSVQYHPEASPGPHDSSYLFDEFVTNIKNAKSLQTV; encoded by the coding sequence ATGAAATACACAACACGACCACAAGCCATCTTACTACTGGCAGACGGCACCATCTTCTACGGAAAATCAATCGGAATTTCAGGCAAAACCTTCGGCGAAGTTTGCTTCAACACCGGTATGACCGGCTATCAGGAAATTTTCACCGACCCGTCTTATTTCGGCCAAATCATGGTAGCCACCAACCCGCACATCGGGAACTACGGTGTAAACGCCAACGAAGTCGAATCCGATAAAATCATGATCTCAGGATTGGTCTGCAAAAATTTCAGCTTCAACCATTCACGCCCCGATTCCGAAAGCAACCTCTACGACTATTTCGAAAAACAAAACCTAATCTGCATCTCCGATGTAGATACTCGTGCGTTGGTAAGTTACATCCGCGACAACGGTGCTCAAAACGCTGTGATTTGTACAGACGAAACGCCGATAGAGGAACTGAAACAACAATTGGCCAACGTACCCGATATGAAAGGCTTAGAATTGGCCTCAACAGTTTCGGCTACAGAGCCCTACTTTTTCGGAGAGGAAAAGGCCACTTATAAAATTGCAGCACTCGACTTAGGCATCAAAAGAAACATCTTAAGAAACCTAGACAAAAGAGATTGCTACATCAAAGTATTTCCATACAACACCAGTTTCGAAGAACTTAAAGCATTTAACCCTGATGGTTATTTTTTATCCAACGGCCCTGGTGACCCTGAACCTTTAGAAGGTGTGATTGCTGTGGCTCAACAAATGATTGCTTCCGATAAACCGGTTTTCGGTATTTGTTTAGGACATCAGATTATCGGATTGGCCAACGGAGTGTCTACTTACAAGATGTTTAACGGTCACAGAGGAATAAATCATCCGGTAATGAACATCCTAACAGGAAAAGGCGAAATCACCTCACAAAACCACGGATTTGCTGTCAACAGAGAAGAACTGGAAAAGCATCCCGATTTAGAAATCACACACTACCACATCAACGACAATACGGTAGCCGGTATGCGTATGAAATCAAAATCGTGTTTCTCGGTACAATACCACCCCGAAGCTAGTCCGGGGCCACATGATTCGTCTTATTTGTTTGATGAGTTTGTGACCAATATTAAGAATGCCAAAAGTTTACAAACGGTTTAA
- a CDS encoding DNA-directed RNA polymerase subunit alpha, translating to MAIFNFQKPDKVIMIDSTDFEGKFEFRPLEPGYGLTVGNALRRVLLSALEGYAITSVRIEGVEHEFSTISGVVEDVTEIILNLKQVRFKRQIEDVDNETVSISISGKDQITAGDFQKFISGFQVLNPELVICNLDSKVNLNMELTIEKGRGYVPAEENKKQNAAIGTIFTDSIFTPVKNVKYAIENFRVEQKTDYEKLVFEIKTDGSINPKDALTEAAKVLIHHFMLFSDERITLEADEIAQTESYDEESLHMRQLLKTKLVDMDLSVRALNCLKAAEVDTLGDLVSFNKNDLMKFRNFGKKSLTELDELVANKNLTFGMDLGKYKLDKE from the coding sequence ATGGCAATATTTAATTTTCAGAAGCCCGATAAAGTTATCATGATCGATTCAACCGATTTTGAAGGTAAGTTTGAATTCAGACCTTTAGAACCGGGATACGGATTGACTGTTGGTAATGCACTTAGAAGAGTTTTACTTTCTGCGTTAGAAGGTTATGCCATCACTTCGGTTCGTATCGAAGGTGTAGAGCATGAGTTTTCTACCATTTCAGGAGTTGTTGAGGATGTTACTGAAATTATCTTAAATCTAAAACAAGTACGTTTCAAACGTCAGATCGAAGATGTAGATAATGAAACAGTTTCTATCTCTATCTCAGGAAAAGACCAAATTACTGCGGGCGATTTTCAAAAATTCATCTCTGGTTTTCAAGTATTGAACCCGGAGTTGGTAATTTGTAACCTTGACAGTAAAGTAAACCTGAACATGGAATTAACCATCGAGAAAGGTCGTGGTTATGTTCCTGCAGAGGAAAACAAAAAACAAAACGCAGCCATCGGTACTATTTTTACAGACTCTATTTTTACTCCGGTAAAAAATGTAAAATATGCCATTGAAAACTTCCGTGTGGAGCAAAAAACAGATTACGAAAAATTAGTTTTTGAAATCAAAACTGATGGTTCAATTAATCCAAAAGATGCTTTAACAGAAGCTGCTAAAGTTCTAATTCACCACTTTATGTTATTCTCTGATGAGAGAATTACTTTGGAAGCTGATGAAATTGCTCAAACTGAGTCTTACGACGAAGAATCATTACACATGAGACAATTGCTTAAAACTAAGCTTGTCGATATGGATTTATCAGTAAGAGCTTTGAATTGCTTAAAAGCAGCAGAAGTTGACACCCTTGGAGATTTAGTATCTTTCAACAAAAATGACTTAATGAAGTTCCGTAACTTCGGTAAAAAATCGCTAACTGAGTTAGACGAATTGGTTGCCAACAAGAATCTTACTTTCGGAATGGACCTAGGTAAATACAAATTAGATAAAGAATAA
- the rpsD gene encoding 30S ribosomal protein S4, whose amino-acid sequence MARYTGPQTKIARKFGEAIFGEDKSFEKRNYPPGQHGMAKKRGKKSEYAVQLMEKQKAKYSYGILEKQFRNLFEKAAASKGVTGEILLQLCEARLDNVVFRMGIAPSRRAARQIVSHRHITVNGELVNIPSYHLKPGDKVAVREKSKSVEAIERSLANSSHVYEWITWNNDTKEGTFVSVPQRLQIPENIKEQLIVELYNK is encoded by the coding sequence ATGGCAAGATATACTGGTCCACAAACTAAAATTGCTCGTAAATTCGGCGAAGCAATCTTCGGAGAAGACAAATCCTTCGAAAAAAGAAATTATCCTCCTGGACAACACGGGATGGCTAAAAAAAGAGGTAAAAAATCTGAGTACGCTGTTCAGCTAATGGAGAAGCAAAAAGCTAAATATTCTTATGGAATTTTAGAAAAACAATTCAGAAACCTTTTTGAAAAAGCAGCAGCTTCTAAAGGTGTAACGGGTGAAATCCTTTTACAATTATGTGAAGCAAGATTAGATAACGTAGTGTTCAGAATGGGAATTGCGCCTTCAAGAAGAGCAGCAAGACAAATCGTTTCTCACCGTCACATCACTGTGAACGGAGAATTGGTTAACATTCCTTCTTACCACTTAAAACCAGGCGACAAAGTTGCGGTTCGTGAAAAATCTAAATCTGTTGAAGCTATCGAGCGTTCATTAGCCAATTCTTCACACGTATACGAGTGGATTACTTGGAATAATGATACCAAAGAAGGAACTTTCGTTTCTGTTCCGCAAAGACTTCAAATTCCGGAAAACATTAAAGAACAATTAATCGTAGAGTTGTACAACAAATAA
- the rpsK gene encoding 30S ribosomal protein S11: MAKATTKKRKVIVESTGEAHINATFNNIIISLTNKKGEVISWSSAGKMGFRGSKKNTPYAAQMAAEDCGKVALEAGLKKVKVYVKGPGNGRESAIRSIHNSGIEVTEIIDVTPMPHNGCRPPKRRRV; the protein is encoded by the coding sequence ATGGCTAAAGCGACCACAAAAAAACGTAAAGTTATCGTTGAATCAACGGGAGAAGCGCATATTAATGCAACTTTTAACAATATCATCATCTCTTTAACTAATAAAAAAGGTGAAGTTATTTCTTGGTCTTCAGCTGGTAAAATGGGCTTCAGAGGTTCTAAAAAGAACACTCCGTACGCAGCTCAAATGGCAGCAGAAGATTGCGGAAAAGTAGCATTAGAAGCTGGACTTAAAAAAGTAAAAGTGTATGTGAAAGGACCAGGTAACGGACGTGAGTCTGCTATCAGATCAATTCACAACTCAGGAATTGAAGTAACCGAAATCATCGACGTTACTCCAATGCCACACAACGGATGTCGTCCTCCTAAAAGACGAAGAGTATAA
- the rpsM gene encoding 30S ribosomal protein S13, producing the protein MARIAGVDIPKNKRGVIALTYIFGIGKSRAIEILEKAQVSQDKKVQDWNDDEIGGIRDAVSYFKIEGELRSEVSLHIKRLMDIGCYRGIRHRSGLPLRGQRTKNNSRTRKGKRKTVANKKKATK; encoded by the coding sequence ATGGCAAGAATAGCAGGGGTAGACATCCCAAAAAACAAAAGAGGAGTTATCGCTTTAACCTACATCTTCGGAATTGGTAAAAGTAGAGCAATTGAGATTTTAGAAAAAGCTCAAGTAAGCCAAGATAAAAAAGTTCAAGACTGGAATGATGACGAAATCGGAGGAATCCGTGACGCCGTATCTTATTTCAAAATTGAAGGTGAGCTTCGTTCAGAAGTTTCATTGCACATCAAACGTTTAATGGATATTGGATGTTATAGAGGTATCCGTCACAGATCTGGTCTTCCGTTAAGAGGACAAAGAACTAAGAACAACTCTAGAACAAGAAAAGGTAAAAGAAAAACTGTTGCTAACAAGAAAAAAGCAACTAAATAA
- the ykgO gene encoding type B 50S ribosomal protein L36 yields the protein MKVRASVKKRSAECIIVRRKGRLYVINKKNPRFKQRQG from the coding sequence ATGAAAGTAAGAGCATCAGTTAAAAAAAGAAGTGCCGAGTGTATTATTGTACGCAGAAAAGGCAGATTATACGTAATCAACAAAAAGAATCCTAGATTTAAACAAAGACAAGGATAG
- the infA gene encoding translation initiation factor IF-1 — protein sequence MAKQSAIEQDGSIIEALSNAMFRVELENGHVVIAHISGKMRMHYIKLLPGDKVKLEMSPYDLSKARITYRY from the coding sequence ATGGCAAAACAATCAGCAATAGAACAAGACGGATCAATCATCGAAGCATTATCGAATGCTATGTTCCGAGTAGAATTAGAAAATGGACACGTTGTAATTGCTCATATCTCTGGAAAAATGCGTATGCATTACATCAAATTGTTACCTGGTGACAAAGTGAAACTGGAAATGAGTCCTTACGATTTGTCAAAAGCAAGAATTACATATAGATACTAA
- the secY gene encoding preprotein translocase subunit SecY: MKKFFESLSNVWKIEELKNRILVTLGLLLVYRFGAHVTLPGIDATQLHSLAGQTEKGIGSILDMFTGGAFSKASVFALGIMPYISASIVVQLMGIAIPYLQKLQKDGESGRKKLNQITRWLTIAITLVQGPGYIYNLYRTLPGNAFLLGFDSFAFLFSSVLILTTGTIFAMWLGEKITDKGIGNGISLLIMVGILARLPQALFQEFTSRITNNQGGPMVLVFEIIGWLLVIIGCVLLVMAVRKIPVQYARRTTTGDFEQDMLGGNRQWIPLKLNSAGVMPIIFAQAIMFIPAAVAGLSKSETSQSIAGTFSNMFGFWYNFVFAALILIFTFFYTAITVPTNKMADDLKRSGGFIPGIKPGIETADFLDKIMSLITFPGSLFLALIAVFPAIVVSLNVQQSWAMFYGGTSLIIMVGVAIDTIQQINSYLLNKHYDGLMKSGKNRKAVA; encoded by the coding sequence ATGAAGAAATTTTTTGAATCATTAAGTAATGTTTGGAAAATAGAGGAACTAAAAAATAGAATCCTTGTAACCCTTGGACTATTATTAGTTTACAGATTTGGAGCGCATGTAACGCTACCAGGTATTGATGCTACGCAATTGCATAGCTTAGCAGGTCAAACAGAAAAAGGTATCGGTTCGATCCTTGATATGTTTACCGGTGGAGCTTTCTCTAAAGCGTCAGTATTTGCACTAGGTATCATGCCTTACATTTCTGCTTCAATTGTTGTTCAGTTAATGGGTATCGCTATTCCTTACTTGCAAAAATTGCAAAAAGACGGTGAAAGTGGAAGAAAAAAACTAAATCAAATTACCCGATGGTTAACTATTGCCATCACACTAGTTCAAGGTCCTGGTTATATCTATAACCTTTACAGAACATTGCCGGGTAATGCTTTCCTTTTAGGATTTGATTCGTTTGCTTTCTTATTCTCATCCGTTTTAATTCTTACTACAGGTACTATTTTCGCTATGTGGTTAGGAGAAAAAATTACAGATAAAGGAATAGGGAATGGTATTTCACTATTAATTATGGTGGGTATCTTAGCCAGACTACCACAAGCATTGTTTCAAGAATTTACTTCAAGAATTACCAACAATCAGGGAGGGCCAATGGTGTTGGTTTTCGAAATTATTGGATGGTTATTAGTAATTATTGGTTGTGTATTGTTAGTAATGGCAGTAAGAAAGATTCCGGTACAGTACGCTCGTCGCACAACAACCGGTGATTTCGAACAAGATATGCTTGGCGGAAACAGACAATGGATTCCATTGAAATTGAATTCTGCTGGTGTTATGCCAATCATCTTTGCTCAGGCAATTATGTTTATCCCGGCAGCAGTAGCAGGACTTTCAAAATCAGAAACATCACAGTCTATTGCCGGTACTTTTAGTAATATGTTTGGTTTTTGGTACAACTTTGTATTTGCAGCGTTAATTTTAATATTCACGTTCTTTTATACAGCTATTACCGTTCCAACCAATAAAATGGCCGATGATTTAAAAAGAAGTGGTGGTTTCATACCGGGAATTAAACCAGGAATTGAAACAGCTGATTTCTTAGATAAAATCATGTCTCTTATAACATTCCCAGGTTCATTGTTTCTGGCGTTAATTGCTGTGTTCCCAGCGATTGTTGTTAGTCTTAATGTACAACAATCTTGGGCTATGTTCTATGGTGGTACTTCATTAATCATTATGGTTGGTGTAGCTATCGATACTATTCAACAAATAAATTCTTATTTATTGAATAAACACTATGACGGATTGATGAAAAGTGGTAAAAATAGAAAAGCAGTAGCTTAG
- the rplO gene encoding 50S ribosomal protein L15 produces the protein MNLSNLQPAEGSTHNQNKRLGRGEGSGKGGTSARGHKGAKSRSGYSKKIGFEGGQMPLQRRVPKFGFKNINRVEYQGVNLDALQLLVDNGIVTDTVDFSVLVENRLATKNEVVKILGRGELKAKLKVTAHKFTATAKAAIEAAGGEAVTL, from the coding sequence ATGAATTTAAGTAACTTACAACCTGCTGAAGGTTCTACACACAATCAAAACAAAAGATTAGGTAGAGGAGAAGGTTCTGGTAAAGGTGGTACTTCTGCAAGAGGTCACAAAGGAGCAAAGTCTCGTTCTGGTTATTCTAAAAAGATTGGTTTTGAAGGAGGGCAAATGCCACTTCAAAGACGTGTGCCTAAGTTTGGTTTCAAAAACATTAATCGTGTTGAGTATCAAGGAGTAAATCTTGACGCCCTTCAATTATTAGTAGATAACGGAATTGTTACCGATACTGTAGATTTTTCAGTATTAGTTGAAAACCGTTTGGCTACTAAAAATGAAGTAGTTAAAATCCTTGGTAGAGGCGAATTGAAAGCAAAATTAAAAGTAACTGCTCACAAATTTACTGCAACTGCAAAAGCGGCTATTGAAGCGGCTGGTGGAGAAGCTGTAACCCTATAA
- the rpmD gene encoding 50S ribosomal protein L30: MAKLLVKQVRSKINCPLTQKRGLEALGLRKMGQVVEHDSNPAILGMINKVKHLVSVEEVK; encoded by the coding sequence ATGGCTAAATTATTAGTAAAACAAGTTAGAAGCAAAATCAATTGTCCTCTTACACAAAAGAGAGGATTAGAGGCTTTAGGTCTTCGTAAAATGGGACAGGTTGTGGAGCATGATTCAAATCCAGCTATCCTTGGAATGATAAATAAAGTTAAACACTTAGTTTCCGTAGAGGAAGTTAAATAA
- the rpsE gene encoding 30S ribosomal protein S5: MYNGYKNVELVKPSGLELKDRLVSVNRVTKVTKGGRAFGFSAIVVVGDENGVVGHGLGKSKDVSEAIAKAVEDAKKNLVRIPLSGQSVPHEQKGKFGGAAVFLMPASHGTGVIAGGAVRSVLESVGIHDVLSKSQGSSNPHNVVKATFDALLQMRSAVTVAKQRGISLEKVFKG, from the coding sequence ATGTATAACGGATACAAAAATGTAGAGTTAGTAAAACCTAGTGGTCTTGAGTTAAAAGATCGTTTGGTAAGTGTAAATCGTGTTACCAAAGTAACAAAAGGAGGTAGAGCTTTTGGCTTTTCTGCTATTGTTGTTGTAGGTGATGAAAACGGTGTTGTTGGACATGGTTTAGGAAAATCTAAAGACGTTTCTGAAGCTATTGCTAAAGCAGTAGAAGATGCAAAGAAAAACTTAGTTAGAATTCCTTTAAGTGGTCAATCTGTACCTCACGAACAAAAAGGAAAATTTGGTGGAGCAGCAGTATTTTTAATGCCTGCATCTCACGGTACCGGAGTAATCGCTGGTGGAGCTGTTCGTTCAGTTCTTGAGTCAGTGGGTATTCACGATGTATTATCAAAATCACAAGGTTCATCAAATCCTCACAACGTGGTAAAAGCAACTTTTGATGCTTTATTACAAATGAGAAGTGCCGTTACTGTTGCAAAACAAAGAGGTATTTCTTTAGAGAAAGTTTTTAAAGGTTAA
- the rplR gene encoding 50S ribosomal protein L18, with protein MSLTKTERRQRIKFRIRKIVSGTAAKPRLSVFRSNKEIYAQLIDDVNGVTLLAASSKDKGVNIKGTNVEIATEVGKLAAEKALKAGITEVTFDRGGYLYHGRIKSLAEGARAAGLKF; from the coding sequence ATGTCATTAACAAAAACTGAAAGAAGACAAAGAATTAAATTCAGAATCAGAAAGATTGTTAGCGGTACTGCTGCTAAACCAAGACTATCTGTATTCAGAAGTAATAAAGAAATCTATGCACAACTAATTGATGATGTGAATGGAGTTACTTTATTGGCTGCTTCATCAAAAGATAAAGGAGTAAACATAAAAGGTACAAACGTAGAAATTGCAACTGAAGTTGGAAAACTTGCTGCAGAAAAAGCGTTAAAAGCCGGAATTACAGAAGTAACTTTCGATAGAGGAGGTTATTTATATCACGGTCGTATTAAATCATTAGCGGAAGGCGCAAGAGCGGCTGGACTTAAATTCTAA
- the rplF gene encoding 50S ribosomal protein L6 yields the protein MSRIGKNPISIPAGVTVEVSETVITVKGKLGQLTQDYADVTVKVEEGQVVVERPSDSKDHRAKHGLYRSLINNMVTGVSEGFTKELELVGVGYRASNQGQKLDLALGFSHNIVLEVAPEVKLETISEKGKNPIVKLTSFDKQLIGQIAAKIRGFRKPEPYKGKGVKFVGEVLRRKAGKSA from the coding sequence ATGTCAAGAATAGGTAAAAATCCAATTTCAATTCCTGCTGGTGTTACTGTAGAAGTTAGTGAAACAGTAATTACAGTTAAAGGAAAATTAGGTCAACTTACACAAGATTACGCAGACGTAACAGTGAAAGTTGAAGAAGGTCAAGTAGTAGTTGAAAGACCATCTGATAGTAAAGATCATAGAGCAAAACACGGATTATACAGATCGTTAATCAATAATATGGTTACGGGTGTATCTGAAGGTTTTACCAAAGAATTAGAGTTGGTAGGGGTAGGTTACAGAGCTTCTAACCAAGGACAAAAATTAGACTTAGCCTTAGGGTTTTCTCACAACATCGTTTTAGAAGTTGCTCCTGAAGTAAAATTGGAAACAATTTCTGAAAAAGGGAAAAACCCAATCGTGAAGTTAACATCTTTCGACAAACAATTAATCGGACAAATCGCTGCCAAAATCAGAGGTTTCCGTAAGCCTGAGCCTTACAAAGGAAAAGGAGTTAAGTTTGTTGGTGAAGTATTAAGAAGAAAAGCAGGTAAATCAGCGTAA
- the rpsH gene encoding 30S ribosomal protein S8 — MYTDPIADYLTRVRNAVMANHKVVEIPASNLKKEITKILFDQGYILSYKFDDSSVQGTIKIALKYDKDTKESVIKDIQRISKPGLRKYAGASKLPRILNGLGIAIVSTSKGLMTGKQAKQLNVGGEVICYVY; from the coding sequence ATGTATACAGATCCAATTGCAGATTATCTTACGAGAGTTAGAAATGCAGTGATGGCTAACCACAAAGTGGTTGAAATCCCGGCTTCGAACTTGAAAAAAGAAATCACAAAGATTTTATTCGATCAAGGATATATCTTAAGTTACAAATTTGATGACAGTTCTGTTCAAGGAACTATCAAAATCGCTTTGAAGTATGATAAAGATACTAAAGAGTCAGTTATCAAAGATATCCAAAGAATTAGTAAACCAGGTTTACGTAAATATGCAGGTGCATCAAAATTACCTAGAATCCTTAACGGATTAGGAATTGCTATTGTTTCCACTTCAAAAGGTTTAATGACCGGAAAACAAGCTAAGCAATTAAATGTTGGTGGAGAAGTAATTTGCTACGTATACTAA
- the rpsN gene encoding 30S ribosomal protein S14 — protein sequence MAKESMKAREVKREKTVAKYAEKRKALLEAGDYEGLQKLPKNASPVRMHNRCKLTGRPRGYMRQFGISRVTFREMANQGLIPGVKKASW from the coding sequence ATGGCTAAAGAATCAATGAAAGCCCGTGAGGTTAAGAGAGAAAAAACGGTAGCTAAGTACGCTGAGAAAAGAAAAGCTTTATTAGAAGCTGGAGATTACGAAGGGTTACAAAAATTACCAAAAAATGCTTCACCTGTTCGTATGCACAATCGTTGCAAATTGACAGGAAGACCAAGAGGGTATATGCGTCAATTCGGCATTTCACGTGTAACTTTCCGTGAGATGGCTAACCAAGGATTAATCCCGGGAGTAAAAAAAGCCAGCTGGTAA
- the rplE gene encoding 50S ribosomal protein L5, whose translation MAYTPRLKQEYKDRVIAALKEEFGYKNVMQVPKLEKIVLSRGVGAAVSDKKLIDYAVDELTKITGQKAVSTISKKDVASFKLRKGMPIGAKVTLRGERMYEFLDRLITSSLPRVRDFNGIKATGFDGRGNYNLGVTEQIIFPEIDIDKVNKISGLDITFVTTANTDKEAQSLLAELGLPFKKN comes from the coding sequence ATGGCCTATACACCTAGACTTAAGCAAGAATATAAGGACAGAGTAATTGCTGCCCTTAAAGAAGAATTCGGTTATAAAAACGTAATGCAAGTTCCTAAATTGGAAAAAATCGTTTTAAGCCGCGGAGTTGGAGCAGCAGTATCTGATAAAAAACTAATCGACTATGCAGTAGATGAGTTAACTAAGATTACTGGACAAAAAGCAGTATCTACTATCTCTAAGAAAGACGTTGCGTCATTCAAATTGAGAAAAGGTATGCCAATTGGAGCCAAAGTAACTCTTAGAGGAGAGAGAATGTATGAGTTTTTAGACAGACTTATTACTTCTTCTTTACCACGTGTAAGAGATTTTAATGGTATCAAAGCTACTGGTTTTGACGGAAGAGGTAATTACAACCTTGGTGTTACTGAGCAAATCATTTTCCCTGAAATTGATATTGATAAAGTAAACAAAATTTCAGGATTGGATATTACTTTCGTAACAACGGCAAACACAGATAAAGAAGCACAGTCATTATTGGCTGAATTAGGTTTACCTTTTAAAAAGAATTAA
- the rplX gene encoding 50S ribosomal protein L24 — protein sequence MIKLKIKSGDVVKVIAGDHKGSEGKVLRVDREKNKAIVEGVNMVSKHTKPSAKNPQGGIVKKEAPMHISNLSLIDPKSKKATKVGIKVEGDKKVRFSKKSNQVL from the coding sequence ATGATAAAGCTAAAAATAAAATCAGGAGATGTTGTAAAAGTTATCGCCGGTGACCACAAAGGTTCGGAAGGTAAAGTTTTACGCGTTGACCGTGAAAAGAACAAAGCAATCGTTGAAGGAGTAAACATGGTTTCGAAACATACAAAACCAAGTGCTAAAAACCCTCAAGGAGGAATTGTAAAGAAAGAAGCTCCTATGCATATTTCTAACTTGTCTTTAATTGATCCAAAGTCAAAAAAAGCGACTAAGGTTGGAATTAAAGTAGAAGGAGATAAGAAAGTGAGATTTTCAAAAAAATCTAATCAAGTATTATAG
- the rplN gene encoding 50S ribosomal protein L14: MVQQESRLKVADNTGAKEVLTIRVLGGTKRRYASVGDKIVVSIKDATPNGNVKKGAVSTAVVVRTKKEVRRADGSYIRFDDNACVLLNAAGEMRGTRVFGPVARELREKQFMKIVSLAPEVL; the protein is encoded by the coding sequence ATGGTACAACAGGAATCAAGATTAAAAGTAGCAGATAACACAGGAGCAAAAGAAGTTTTGACTATCCGTGTTTTAGGAGGAACGAAACGTCGTTATGCCTCTGTTGGAGATAAAATTGTAGTGTCTATTAAAGATGCAACACCAAACGGAAACGTGAAAAAAGGTGCTGTTTCTACTGCAGTTGTTGTACGTACCAAAAAAGAAGTGAGAAGAGCCGATGGTTCTTATATCCGTTTCGATGACAATGCTTGTGTTCTTTTGAACGCTGCAGGGGAAATGAGAGGAACTCGTGTTTTTGGTCCGGTTGCGAGAGAACTTCGTGAAAAACAATTCATGAAAATTGTATCATTAGCACCAGAAGTGCTTTAA
- the rpsQ gene encoding 30S ribosomal protein S17 gives MEKRNLRKERIGVVTSNKMDKSIVVAQVTRVKHPLYGKFVLKTKKFHAHDETNDCNIGDTVKIMETRPLSKTKCWRLVEIIERAK, from the coding sequence ATGGAAAAAAGAAATTTAAGAAAAGAAAGAATTGGTGTAGTTACGTCAAACAAAATGGACAAGTCTATTGTTGTGGCACAAGTAACCAGAGTAAAACACCCATTATATGGTAAGTTCGTGTTAAAAACTAAAAAGTTTCATGCACACGACGAAACAAACGACTGTAACATTGGTGATACAGTAAAGATCATGGAAACAAGACCTTTATCAAAAACCAAATGTTGGAGATTAGTTGAAATCATTGAAAGAGCTAAGTAA
- the rpmC gene encoding 50S ribosomal protein L29: MKQSEIINLSAAELQVKLTELRKAYMDLKSAHAISPIANPLQIRSARRAVARVATELTKRELQ, encoded by the coding sequence ATGAAACAATCAGAAATTATCAATCTATCTGCAGCTGAGTTGCAAGTAAAACTTACTGAGTTGAGAAAAGCTTATATGGATTTAAAATCTGCACACGCTATTTCTCCAATTGCCAATCCACTTCAAATTAGAAGTGCTAGAAGAGCTGTTGCTAGAGTAGCAACTGAGCTAACTAAAAGAGAGTTACAATAA